In Stegostoma tigrinum isolate sSteTig4 chromosome 33, sSteTig4.hap1, whole genome shotgun sequence, one genomic interval encodes:
- the LOC125467140 gene encoding gonadotropin-releasing hormone II receptor-like, protein MNVSTEDTINPFLKQTLFYDYNGTCLGTSLGHACNKSSACHLQLPVFTSAAKVRVGITILVFTISAVCNLAVLWTTTQNRKSKSHIRILILNLAAADLLVTFIVMPLDASWNITVQWQAGDIACRLLMFLKLMAMYSCAFVTVVISVDRQSAILNPLGISEAKKKNKIMLTVAWILSVILSIPQIVLFHTVSITEPQNFTQCSTMGSFKEHWQETSYNMFTFVFLFLVPLVIMIFCYTRILVEISKRMNKGNLSSKDVHLRRSTNNIPKARMKTLKMSIIIVTSFIVCWTPYYLLGLWYWFSPEMLSEGKVSQALSHILFIFGLFNTVLDPITYGLFTIHFRRGLQHCCHSAKMVSNSDLNSTLTRSFRCSASSLRLKRLTALTQEDHRSMAEDEHQSKGSCYSNGYLDIYKGNARKSINASAENTLR, encoded by the exons ATGAATGTCAGTACTGAAGACACTATCAACCCTTTCCTGAAACAGACTCTTTTCTATGACTATAATGGTACGTGCCTGGGCACTTCCTTGGGGCATGCTTGTAACAAAAGCAGTGCCTGTCACCTTCAGCTGCCAGTCTTCACCAGTGCAGCGAAAGTTAGAGTCGGGATCACTATTCTTGTTTTCACTATTTCTGCAGTCTGCAACCTTGCTGTGCTGTGGACGACCACTCAGAATCGCAAGAGTAAATCCCACATAAGAATTTTGATCTTGAATCTAGCTGCTGCGGACCTCCTGGTAACGTTCATCGTGATGCCTCTGGACGCAAGCTGGAACATCACAGTTCAGTGGCAGGCTGGGGACATTGCCTGTCGGCTACTGATGTTCCTAAAACTCATGGCTATGTACTCCTGCGCTTTTGTCACTGTGGTGATTAGTGTAGACCGGCAATCTGCCATTCTAAATCCTCTGGGCATCAGTGAAGCCAAAAAGAAGAATAAGATCATGTTGACAGTAGCTTGGATTTTGAGTGTCATCTTGTCCATTCCACAG ATTGTCTTGTTCCACACTGTAAGTATTACTGAGCCGCAGAACTTCACACAGTGTTCCACAATGGGGAGTTTCAAAGAACACTGGCAGGAGACCTCGTACAACATGTTCACTTTTGTTTTCCTGTTCCTCGTGCCACTGGTGATCATGATATTCTGCTACACCCGAATCCTGGTGGAGATATCAAAGAGGATGAACAAGGGAAATT TGTCCTCAAAAGATGTGCATTTAAGGCGATCGACAAATAACATACCAAAAGCACGAatgaaaactttaaaaatgaGTATAATTATCGTGACCTCTTTCATAGTGTGTTGGACTCCATATTACCTTCTAGGACTTTGGTATTGGTTCTCGCCAGAAATGCTCTCAGAAGGAAAGGTCTCCCAAGCATTGAGCCACATACTCTTCATTTTTGGCCTCTTCAACACTGTTTTGGATCCCATCACCTATGGTCTCTTTACCATCCATTTCAGGAGAGGCTTGCAACATTGCTGCCATTCTGCTAAGATGGTATCCAATTCAGATCTTAATTCTACACTGACCAGATCGTTCAGGTGCTCTGCATCATCGCTTCGCCTCAAAAGGTTAACTGCACTCACTCAAGAAGATCACAGATCGATGGCAGAGGATGAACATCAGAGTAAAGGCAGTTGCTACAGCAATGGTTATCTTGACATTTACAAAGGTAATGCCAGGAAAAGTATCAATGCAAGTGCAGAAAatactctgagataa